In Herbaspirillum sp. WKF16, one genomic interval encodes:
- the hemC gene encoding hydroxymethylbilane synthase: MKEFPPSKIVIVSRESRLAMWQAEYVRDRIKTLYPQCSISILGTTTRGDQILDRTLSKVGGKGLFVKELEVAMAEGRADLAVHCLKDMPMELPEGFELAAILEREDPRDAFVSNDYASLAALPAGAIVGTSSLRRQAMIAARYPQLVVKPLRGNLDTRLAKLDRGDYAAIILAVAGLNRLGLKQRIRDWLDPEVSLPSPGQGTLAIEIPAGRDDIRRFLAPLHDETAAVASAAERSVSRIFGASCQIPLAAYATVDGARVRLRAMIATPDGSRSAAAEAEGPADAPEALGEQVADLLKARDADAILAACKAQADAEAS; the protein is encoded by the coding sequence TTGAAAGAATTCCCTCCTTCCAAAATCGTCATCGTCTCGCGTGAAAGCCGCCTTGCCATGTGGCAGGCCGAGTACGTGCGGGACCGGATAAAAACATTATATCCGCAGTGCAGCATCAGTATCCTCGGAACCACCACGCGCGGCGACCAGATCCTCGATCGCACGCTCTCCAAGGTCGGCGGCAAGGGCTTGTTCGTCAAGGAGCTGGAAGTGGCGATGGCCGAGGGCCGCGCCGACCTCGCCGTGCACTGCCTCAAGGACATGCCGATGGAGCTGCCCGAAGGCTTCGAATTGGCCGCCATCCTGGAGCGCGAGGATCCGCGCGACGCCTTCGTCTCCAACGACTACGCCTCGCTGGCCGCCTTGCCGGCCGGCGCCATCGTCGGCACCAGCAGCCTGCGCCGCCAGGCGATGATCGCCGCGCGCTATCCGCAGCTGGTGGTCAAGCCGCTGCGCGGCAACCTCGACACCCGCCTGGCCAAGCTCGACCGCGGCGACTATGCCGCCATCATCCTGGCCGTGGCCGGGTTGAACCGACTGGGCCTGAAGCAGCGCATCCGCGACTGGCTCGATCCCGAGGTGAGCCTGCCGTCGCCCGGCCAGGGCACGCTGGCCATCGAGATCCCGGCCGGCCGCGACGACATCCGCCGCTTCCTGGCGCCGCTGCATGACGAGACTGCTGCAGTGGCTTCCGCCGCCGAGCGCTCGGTCTCGCGCATCTTCGGCGCCAGCTGCCAGATCCCGCTGGCCGCCTATGCCACCGTGGACGGCGCGCGCGTGCGCCTGCGCGCCATGATCGCCACGCCCGACGGCAGCCGCAGCGCGGCCGCCGAAGCCGAAGGCCCGGCCGATGCGCCCGAGGCGCTGGGCGAACAGGTGGCCGACTTGCTCAAGGCCCGGGACGCCGACGCCATCCTCGCCGCCTGCAAGGCGCAGGCTGATGCCGAGGCTTCCTGA